One part of the Deinococcus aquaedulcis genome encodes these proteins:
- a CDS encoding arginine--tRNA ligase, with protein MDLKAQLKAAVEAAATQMGAPLDAAIQETPANKPGDYGTPAAFQMAKMLGQNPAQVAQTLAQTVQLPAGISRVEAAGPFLNFFVDTAAFVRGVVDAPFAMPAQGGKVVIEHTSVNPNKELHVGHLRNVVLGDSMARIFRAAGFAVEVQNYIDDTGRQAAESLFAMNHYGRTWDGTQKYDHWLGEGYVQLNADPAKESLEAGIREVMHKLEEGALRPLVEQTVKAQLDTCFRIGATYDLLVWESDVVGSGFLAQAMNILESSRYTSHPTEGKFAGAFVMDVSEFMPGLEEPNVVLRRSDGTAMYVAKDIGYQFWKFGLFEGMKFRPFMQDPAGHTIWTSAPDGQPDTEKRFGHCDEVINVIDSRQKHPQMLVKSSLGVAGEQEKEARSIHLSYEFVNLNGQTISGRKGITLAVDTALEEASGRGFAELSDKNPELAGRADAPEIARRIGVGALRFAMLRNEPSRSFDFDLEKASSLSGDTAPYIQYAAVRAANILRKAQEAGYAVDGTGANWDAVPEVDLILAKQVAKLPEIVAQAVRLHSPHGVAQYALDLATSFNAWYNAKDKQGKPATNVLQSPEGLREARLALVARLRAAFEDTLGLIGIEIPAAM; from the coding sequence ATGGACTTGAAGGCACAACTCAAGGCAGCGGTGGAAGCGGCGGCCACCCAGATGGGCGCGCCGCTGGACGCCGCCATTCAGGAAACCCCGGCCAACAAGCCCGGCGATTACGGCACCCCCGCCGCTTTTCAGATGGCGAAAATGCTGGGCCAGAACCCCGCCCAGGTGGCGCAGACCCTGGCGCAGACCGTGCAGTTGCCGGCCGGGATCAGCCGCGTGGAGGCCGCCGGGCCCTTCCTGAACTTTTTCGTGGACACGGCCGCCTTTGTGCGCGGCGTGGTGGATGCCCCCTTCGCCATGCCCGCGCAGGGCGGCAAGGTGGTCATTGAGCACACCTCGGTTAACCCCAACAAGGAACTGCATGTGGGCCACCTGCGCAACGTGGTGCTGGGCGACTCCATGGCGCGCATCTTCCGCGCGGCGGGGTTTGCCGTAGAGGTTCAGAACTACATTGACGACACCGGCCGTCAGGCGGCCGAGAGCCTGTTTGCCATGAACCACTACGGCCGCACCTGGGACGGCACGCAGAAGTACGACCACTGGCTGGGCGAAGGCTACGTGCAGCTGAACGCCGATCCCGCCAAGGAGAGCCTGGAAGCGGGCATCCGCGAGGTCATGCACAAGCTGGAAGAAGGCGCGCTGCGCCCGCTGGTGGAGCAGACCGTCAAGGCCCAGCTGGACACCTGTTTCCGCATTGGTGCCACGTACGACCTGCTGGTCTGGGAGTCCGACGTGGTGGGCAGCGGCTTCCTGGCCCAGGCCATGAACATTCTGGAGAGCAGCCGTTACACCTCGCACCCCACTGAGGGCAAGTTTGCCGGCGCCTTCGTGATGGACGTGTCCGAGTTCATGCCGGGCCTGGAAGAACCCAACGTGGTGCTGCGCCGCAGTGACGGCACCGCCATGTACGTGGCCAAGGACATTGGCTACCAGTTCTGGAAGTTTGGCCTCTTTGAAGGCATGAAGTTCAGGCCCTTCATGCAGGACCCGGCCGGCCACACCATCTGGACCAGCGCCCCCGACGGTCAGCCCGACACGGAGAAGCGCTTTGGGCACTGCGACGAGGTCATCAATGTCATTGACTCGCGCCAGAAGCACCCGCAGATGCTGGTCAAAAGCAGCCTGGGCGTGGCCGGGGAACAGGAAAAGGAAGCGCGCTCGATTCACCTGAGCTACGAATTCGTGAACCTGAACGGCCAGACCATCAGCGGGCGCAAGGGCATTACCCTGGCGGTAGACACCGCCCTGGAAGAAGCCAGTGGGCGCGGCTTTGCCGAACTGAGCGACAAGAACCCCGAACTGGCCGGCCGCGCCGACGCGCCAGAAATTGCCCGCCGCATCGGCGTGGGTGCCCTGCGCTTTGCCATGCTGCGCAACGAGCCCAGCCGCTCGTTTGACTTTGATCTTGAAAAGGCCAGCAGCCTCAGTGGCGACACCGCGCCGTACATCCAGTACGCCGCCGTGCGCGCGGCGAACATTCTGCGCAAGGCCCAGGAGGCCGGGTACGCCGTAGACGGCACGGGCGCCAACTGGGACGCGGTGCCCGAGGTGGACCTGATTCTGGCCAAGCAGGTGGCGAAACTTCCGGAAATCGTGGCCCAGGCGGTGCGCCTCCACTCGCCGCACGGGGTGGCGCAGTACGCCCTGGATCTGGCAACCAGCTTCAACGCCTGGTACAACGCCAAGGACAAGCAGGGCAAGCCCGCCACCAACGTGCTGCAGAGCCCCGAAGGGCTGCGCGAGGCCCGTCTGGCGCTGGTGGCCCGTCTGCGCGCGGCCTTTGAAGACACGCTGGGTCTGATTGGGATTGAGATTCCGGCGGCGATGTAA
- a CDS encoding polysaccharide deacetylase family protein — MRRALAWGGALLLGYIGLPYLLVQRLNLGVLREGPPRPGQLALTFDDGPDPQTTPAVLDALKAAGMHATFFVLAPHAEAHPALVWRLLAEGHEVQAHAARHLHAWVRSPWSAFLDPGEAARRIAAVTGQPVTLHRPPHGAYTLATILGQRTAGLRGAHWSVEGGDWQKGASPGRTLQALLPRLRPGAVVVLHDAGPGARVTVPMLPALLQAMQTQGLRSVTLRELERQT, encoded by the coding sequence ATGAGGCGCGCCCTGGCCTGGGGGGGCGCCCTGCTGCTGGGGTACATCGGCCTGCCCTACCTGCTGGTGCAGCGGCTGAATCTGGGGGTGCTGCGCGAGGGGCCGCCGCGCCCCGGGCAGCTGGCCCTCACCTTTGACGACGGCCCAGACCCCCAGACCACGCCCGCTGTGCTGGACGCCCTGAAGGCGGCAGGGATGCACGCCACCTTCTTCGTGCTGGCCCCCCACGCCGAGGCGCACCCGGCCCTGGTGTGGCGCCTGCTGGCCGAGGGCCACGAGGTGCAGGCCCACGCCGCGCGACACCTTCACGCCTGGGTGCGGTCGCCGTGGTCGGCGTTTCTGGACCCCGGTGAGGCGGCGCGGCGCATTGCGGCCGTGACGGGGCAGCCGGTCACCCTGCACCGCCCGCCCCACGGGGCCTATACCCTGGCGACCATTCTGGGGCAGCGGACGGCAGGGCTGCGCGGCGCCCACTGGAGTGTGGAAGGCGGCGACTGGCAGAAGGGAGCATCTCCGGGCCGTACCCTTCAGGCCCTCCTCCCCCGGCTGCGGCCCGGCGCGGTGGTGGTGCTGCACGACGCCGGGCCAGGGGCGCGGGTCACAGTGCCTATGCTCCCGGCGCTGCTGCAGGCCATGCAGACACAGGGGCTGAGGTCGGTGACGCTGAGGGAGCTGGAAAGACAGACATAA
- a CDS encoding GrpB family protein, which produces MTLGLKRGMVELRPWSPAYPALFEQERARVAGVLGTLASDIQHIGSTSIPGLVAKPVLDLAVAVPDQKRVAACAQPLATLGYVFMGDPVGKGEAFFARGSDEARTHYLHVLSAGHPHWHAYLTFRDALRQSADLRDDYARLKQTLAQAHPEQRRVYTNRKGEFIEQVLKGRVPSPS; this is translated from the coding sequence ATGACCCTTGGACTCAAACGGGGCATGGTCGAACTGCGGCCCTGGTCACCGGCCTACCCGGCGCTGTTTGAACAGGAACGCGCCCGCGTGGCCGGGGTGCTGGGGACTCTTGCCAGCGATATCCAGCACATCGGCAGCACCAGCATTCCGGGGCTGGTGGCCAAACCGGTGCTGGACCTCGCGGTGGCCGTGCCGGACCAGAAAAGGGTGGCCGCCTGTGCCCAGCCACTCGCCACCCTGGGGTACGTGTTCATGGGCGACCCGGTGGGCAAGGGGGAAGCCTTTTTTGCCCGGGGCAGCGACGAGGCCCGCACCCACTACCTCCATGTGCTGAGCGCCGGCCACCCGCACTGGCACGCCTACCTGACTTTCCGGGATGCACTGCGCCAGAGTGCGGACCTGCGCGACGACTACGCCCGCCTCAAGCAGACACTGGCTCAGGCCCACCCAGAGCAGCGCCGGGTCTACACCAACCGTAAAGGCGAATTCATTGAGCAGGTGCTGAAAGGCCGGGTGCCCTCCCCCAGCTGA
- a CDS encoding MGDG synthase family glycosyltransferase produces the protein MTAGDPLRALIVSASFGSGHHQANGALDAALRARGVPLQVRHADLLKYMSPVERTVTAGTYDLWVRHMPAVYRAFYQWTDREQAPTAQVFGWLGYRAMRRDVQEVRPEAVVSSYPTPVALADNVRRRTGAEFLNALVVTDYRVHQHWARAEADLLMVPSEEAREQMLGCRIPPERVAVTGIPIAGIYRELVGADKAALRAKHGLDPELPLILLSAGGTGSYRAQGRVLTELANLGVRVQVLVLAGADGHGVAQLGGATLHRLGFTTSFPELLAAADLVVGKAGGLTVAEATTLGVPMVIHAPIPGQEEYNALYLERRGAAIWARTLAELRPAVLRALDGDEHARMSRAAHAASQPDAADRVAAELLRRLGRV, from the coding sequence GTGACCGCCGGGGACCCGCTGCGCGCGCTGATCGTGTCGGCGTCGTTCGGCAGTGGGCACCACCAGGCGAACGGGGCCCTGGACGCCGCCCTGCGGGCCCGGGGCGTACCGCTACAGGTGCGCCATGCCGACCTGCTCAAGTACATGAGCCCAGTGGAGCGCACGGTCACGGCGGGCACCTACGACCTGTGGGTGCGGCACATGCCGGCGGTGTACCGCGCCTTTTACCAGTGGACCGACCGCGAACAGGCGCCCACCGCGCAGGTGTTCGGCTGGCTGGGCTACCGCGCCATGCGCCGCGACGTGCAGGAGGTGCGCCCGGAGGCAGTGGTGAGTTCGTACCCCACGCCCGTGGCCCTGGCCGACAACGTGCGCCGCCGCACCGGCGCCGAATTCCTGAACGCGCTGGTGGTCACCGACTACCGGGTGCACCAGCACTGGGCCCGCGCTGAAGCCGACCTGCTGATGGTACCCAGTGAGGAGGCGCGCGAGCAGATGCTGGGCTGCCGCATTCCGCCGGAGCGCGTGGCGGTCACGGGCATTCCCATTGCGGGTATCTACCGCGAACTAGTCGGGGCCGACAAGGCGGCGCTGCGGGCCAAACACGGCCTGGACCCAGAGTTGCCCCTGATTCTGCTCTCGGCAGGCGGCACCGGCAGCTACCGCGCGCAGGGCCGGGTGCTGACCGAACTGGCGAACCTGGGGGTGCGCGTGCAGGTGCTGGTGCTGGCCGGCGCCGACGGGCACGGGGTGGCCCAGCTGGGCGGGGCCACGCTGCACCGCCTGGGCTTTACCACCTCGTTTCCCGAACTGCTGGCCGCCGCCGATCTGGTGGTGGGCAAAGCCGGCGGGCTGACCGTGGCCGAGGCCACCACCCTGGGCGTGCCGATGGTGATTCACGCCCCTATTCCTGGCCAGGAGGAATACAACGCCCTGTACCTCGAACGCCGGGGCGCGGCGATCTGGGCCCGCACGCTGGCCGAACTGCGCCCGGCCGTGCTGCGCGCCCTGGACGGAGACGAGCATGCCCGCATGTCCCGCGCCGCCCACGCGGCCAGCCAGCCCGACGCCGCTGACCGCGTGGCCGCCGAACTGCTGCGCCGCCTGGGGCGGGTATGA
- a CDS encoding LptF/LptG family permease — protein MTRLTRLVTAELWPPLLAGTALFTAILCFGYFFVSSQWLQGVPLGLVGQWIAYQVPDTLVKVLPMAVVLMTVVAFGRMSTERELVAVQSGGISLGRVARPAAVTALLVTALSVWLSLWVAPRANVETRGLYWDTLTGAGLGQLAGKTVDLGGGLTLYLRGYDAVTRELQGVRVEKWQADNHQRGTLILAERGTYEGQRLTLRDYATFAVDFAAARQLTRLPEGDPAAFRAAVQAVFPSVIVPEKTSDSLTVDTGLSRKETLAKYADAIGADAQGWRELTAILRDPEAKPEDRHQARLSLNRKLALPFANLVLALAALPFALRFGRTLGVSLGVALALAVAYYLLFLVGLTVAGAFPTFPELGVWLANIAFLALGLTLLRRA, from the coding sequence ATGACCCGACTCACCCGCCTTGTCACCGCCGAGCTGTGGCCGCCGCTGCTGGCCGGGACGGCGCTGTTCACGGCCATTCTGTGCTTCGGGTATTTTTTCGTGTCCAGCCAGTGGCTGCAGGGCGTGCCCCTGGGGCTGGTGGGCCAGTGGATCGCGTATCAGGTGCCCGACACGCTGGTGAAGGTGCTCCCCATGGCGGTGGTGCTGATGACCGTGGTGGCTTTTGGCCGCATGAGCACCGAGCGCGAACTGGTAGCGGTGCAGTCGGGGGGGATCAGCCTGGGACGGGTGGCGCGGCCAGCGGCGGTGACTGCCCTGCTGGTCACAGCGCTGAGCGTGTGGCTGAGCCTGTGGGTGGCGCCACGCGCCAATGTAGAGACGCGCGGCCTGTACTGGGACACGCTGACCGGCGCCGGGCTGGGGCAGCTGGCAGGCAAAACGGTGGACCTGGGAGGTGGCCTGACCCTGTACCTGCGCGGCTATGACGCCGTAACGCGCGAGTTGCAGGGCGTGCGGGTGGAGAAGTGGCAGGCGGACAACCACCAGCGCGGCACCCTCATCCTGGCCGAGCGGGGCACCTACGAAGGGCAGCGGCTGACCCTGCGGGACTACGCCACCTTTGCCGTGGATTTCGCGGCGGCCCGGCAACTTACCCGGCTGCCCGAAGGCGACCCGGCGGCCTTTCGCGCGGCGGTGCAGGCGGTGTTTCCCAGCGTGATCGTGCCGGAAAAGACCAGCGATTCCCTCACCGTGGACACGGGCCTGAGCCGCAAGGAAACGCTGGCGAAATACGCCGACGCCATTGGGGCCGATGCCCAGGGGTGGCGCGAGCTGACCGCCATCCTGCGCGACCCGGAGGCCAAGCCCGAGGACCGGCATCAGGCCCGCCTCAGCCTGAACCGCAAGCTGGCCCTGCCTTTCGCCAACCTCGTACTGGCGCTGGCGGCGCTGCCATTTGCGCTGCGCTTTGGCCGGACCCTGGGGGTCAGCCTGGGGGTGGCGCTGGCGCTGGCCGTGGCGTATTACCTGCTGTTTCTGGTGGGGCTCACGGTGGCGGGGGCTTTTCCCACTTTCCCTGAACTGGGTGTGTGGCTGGCGAATATCGCGTTTCTGGCCCTGGGCCTGACCCTGCTGAGGCGCGCGTGA